One Deltaproteobacteria bacterium DNA window includes the following coding sequences:
- a CDS encoding glycosyltransferase — MPFEEPQRVGYIVKRYPRFSETFIVTELLAHEEAGLSLDVFSLYPPVDTHFQDAIARVRAPVHYVPDSDGKSLRFWEGLCEAAADVPGLWSALDAAVGEEARDVFQAAVVARLARRRGIRHLHAHFGSVATTVARLAARFGGLTYSFTAHAKDIFHESVRPDDMRRKLADASAVVTVSDYNLEYLRAQYGDAAARVRRIYNGLDLDRFPYGPPRDRPPKVVYVGRLVEKKGLPDLVDACAMLAARGKTLDCAIVGAGELDAALAERISRLGIGTTVRLLGPRPQAEVIRLLREASAVAVPCVIGEDGNRDGLPTVILEAMALGTPCVSTDVTGIPEVVRHGETGLIVPQRDPAALADALERLASDSDLRVSLADRARERIESEFDIRRNAAMIRGLFREAAGEHAATA, encoded by the coding sequence TTGCCGTTCGAGGAACCCCAGCGGGTCGGCTACATCGTGAAGCGGTACCCGCGCTTCTCGGAGACCTTCATCGTGACGGAACTCCTCGCCCACGAGGAGGCGGGTCTCTCCCTCGATGTGTTCTCCCTGTACCCGCCCGTGGACACCCACTTCCAGGACGCCATCGCCCGCGTGCGGGCGCCGGTCCATTACGTCCCCGACAGCGACGGGAAGTCGCTTCGGTTCTGGGAGGGGCTCTGCGAGGCCGCCGCCGACGTCCCCGGCCTCTGGAGCGCCCTCGACGCGGCGGTGGGGGAAGAGGCCCGCGACGTCTTCCAGGCGGCCGTCGTCGCCCGCCTGGCGCGCCGGAGGGGGATCCGGCACCTGCACGCCCATTTCGGCAGCGTGGCGACCACCGTCGCGCGCCTCGCCGCCCGCTTCGGGGGGCTGACCTACAGCTTCACGGCCCACGCGAAGGACATTTTCCACGAGAGCGTCCGTCCGGACGACATGCGCCGGAAGCTCGCCGACGCATCCGCGGTGGTCACGGTGAGCGACTACAACCTCGAGTATCTCCGGGCGCAGTACGGAGATGCGGCCGCGCGTGTGCGGCGTATCTACAACGGCCTCGACCTGGACCGGTTCCCGTACGGCCCGCCGCGGGACCGTCCGCCGAAGGTCGTCTACGTCGGGCGCCTGGTGGAGAAGAAGGGCCTTCCCGATCTCGTCGACGCATGCGCCATGCTCGCCGCCCGCGGGAAAACCCTGGATTGCGCCATCGTGGGTGCGGGCGAGCTGGACGCGGCGCTGGCGGAGCGGATCTCGCGGCTCGGCATCGGAACCACGGTACGCCTGCTGGGACCGCGTCCGCAGGCGGAAGTGATCCGGCTCCTCCGGGAGGCCTCGGCCGTCGCGGTGCCCTGCGTGATCGGCGAGGACGGCAACCGGGACGGGCTCCCGACGGTGATCCTGGAGGCCATGGCCCTGGGGACCCCTTGCGTTTCCACGGACGTCACGGGGATCCCCGAAGTCGTGCGGCACGGAGAGACCGGCCTGATCGTGCCTCAGCGCGATCCGGCGGCGTTGGCGGACGCCCTGGAGCGTCTCGCGTCCGACTCCGATCTCCGCGTCTCCCTCGCGGACCGGGCCCGGGAGCGGATCGAAAGCGAGTTCGACATCCGCCGGAACGCGGCGATGATTCGCGGGCTCTTCCGGGAGGCGGCCGGGGAGCACGCAGCAACCGCCTGA